A part of Amycolatopsis lurida genomic DNA contains:
- a CDS encoding SDR family NAD(P)-dependent oxidoreductase produces MSTIVITGGTDGLGRALAADRLREGHTVVVVGRSEAKFRSLTGDAHFIKADLREVSENYRATKEIAERFPVVDTLVLGAAYVHRDRQLTSEGFEHTFALYYLSRHIFASELQGVLGAAERPLILDTTVPGAPRDAIRWDDFQLSQGFTWKAANQQSRRMGLLSAARLASDHVRYVLYNPGFVRTSHQGALGKTSRKMVGVLAKLLGTPPEKAIRPMLDLIANRPEAPLSAYQRGKRLTVDADSEEAERLHTATKRLLKSV; encoded by the coding sequence ATGTCCACGATCGTGATCACCGGGGGAACCGACGGCCTTGGCCGCGCGCTGGCCGCCGACAGACTGCGCGAAGGCCACACCGTCGTCGTGGTCGGCCGGAGCGAGGCGAAGTTCCGCTCGTTGACGGGCGACGCGCATTTCATCAAGGCCGACCTGCGCGAAGTCTCGGAGAACTACCGCGCCACCAAGGAGATCGCAGAGCGCTTTCCCGTGGTCGACACGCTGGTCCTGGGGGCGGCGTACGTGCACCGAGACAGGCAGTTGACCAGCGAAGGCTTCGAGCACACCTTCGCGCTGTACTACCTGAGCCGCCACATCTTCGCTTCGGAACTCCAAGGCGTACTCGGCGCCGCGGAGCGGCCGCTGATCCTCGACACCACCGTCCCCGGCGCCCCGCGGGACGCCATCCGTTGGGACGACTTCCAGCTGTCACAAGGCTTCACCTGGAAGGCGGCGAACCAGCAGAGCCGCCGGATGGGGCTGCTTTCCGCAGCCCGGCTCGCTTCGGACCACGTCCGGTACGTCCTCTACAACCCGGGCTTCGTCCGCACCAGCCACCAAGGCGCCCTCGGCAAGACCTCACGAAAGATGGTCGGCGTGCTCGCGAAGCTCCTGGGCACACCGCCGGAAAAGGCGATCCGGCCGATGCTCGACCTCATCGCGAACCGGCCGGAGGCGCCCCTGAGCGCTTACCAGCGCGGCAAGCGGCTCACGGTCGACGCCGACAGCGAAGAGGCAGAACGGCTGCACACCGCGACAAAACGGCTGCTGAAGTCCGTCTGA
- a CDS encoding VOC family protein — translation MTSRFEWATIDSVDPRRLADFWCGVLGYVVYEDKNGSAVGIGPDPEESDEQRLAALRGGPAVPNMVFVRVPKAKTPAKNRLHFEISPIDSDQQTELERLLALGASKTDVGQGDGRSWVVLADPEGNEFCLARSLAPGEFDL, via the coding sequence ATGACGAGTCGGTTCGAATGGGCGACCATCGACAGCGTGGATCCGCGGCGGCTGGCGGATTTCTGGTGCGGCGTTCTGGGTTACGTCGTCTATGAGGACAAGAACGGCTCCGCGGTCGGGATCGGGCCCGATCCGGAGGAATCGGACGAACAGCGGCTGGCCGCGTTGCGTGGCGGGCCAGCTGTGCCGAATATGGTCTTCGTCCGTGTTCCCAAGGCCAAGACCCCCGCCAAGAACCGGCTGCACTTCGAGATCTCTCCGATCGACAGTGACCAGCAAACCGAACTGGAGCGGTTGCTCGCGCTCGGCGCGTCCAAGACGGATGTGGGGCAGGGAGACGGCCGGTCGTGGGTGGTACTGGCCGACCCGGAAGGAAACGAGTTCTGCCTGGCACGCAGCCTCGCGCCGGGGGAATTCGACCTGTAA
- a CDS encoding S1 family peptidase: MSRVGSKRRNLVRAAAVVLAGAACALAVPGSAGAVVNGKNSTERYEFMASIPEIVPELNNAKGVCGAVLVHPQWVVTAAHCVDPANNPARPEGTVRIGSERRTSGGTVRTIDRWVRHPGYQPGSPNKNDIALVRLDRPVSEQPIRIADRPGRPGTPTRLMGFGTTVDTADITEAVFPERLQQLDTRRGAVSECSPGYADSTRLCTISRKPGAMACMGDSGGPQVQRGKWGRWELIGVTSGPGDDDVPCANGPGLYTSVPAYQGWIHRTIHGHR, translated from the coding sequence ATGTCGAGAGTGGGTTCCAAGCGCCGCAACCTGGTTCGTGCCGCCGCGGTCGTGCTGGCAGGTGCCGCCTGCGCGCTCGCGGTGCCCGGCAGCGCCGGTGCCGTGGTGAACGGGAAGAACTCCACCGAGCGGTACGAGTTCATGGCCTCGATCCCGGAGATCGTGCCCGAGCTGAACAACGCCAAAGGTGTCTGCGGGGCGGTGCTGGTCCACCCGCAGTGGGTGGTGACCGCGGCGCACTGCGTCGACCCGGCGAACAACCCGGCTCGGCCGGAGGGGACGGTGCGCATCGGCAGCGAGCGGCGGACCTCCGGTGGCACCGTGCGCACGATCGACCGCTGGGTGCGCCACCCCGGTTATCAGCCGGGTTCGCCGAACAAGAACGACATCGCGCTGGTGCGCCTGGACCGCCCTGTCTCCGAACAGCCGATCCGCATCGCCGACCGTCCCGGCCGTCCCGGCACGCCGACCCGCTTGATGGGCTTTGGCACCACGGTCGACACCGCCGACATCACCGAAGCGGTCTTCCCCGAACGACTCCAGCAGCTCGACACCCGCCGTGGGGCGGTGTCCGAATGTTCGCCCGGTTACGCGGACTCGACCCGGCTCTGCACGATCAGCCGCAAGCCCGGTGCGATGGCGTGCATGGGCGATTCGGGCGGACCGCAGGTCCAGCGCGGGAAGTGGGGCCGGTGGGAGCTGATCGGCGTCACCTCGGGGCCCGGCGACGACGACGTCCCCTGCGCCAACGGACCCGGCCTGTACACCAGCGTGCCCGCTTACCAGGGCTGGATCCACCGCACCATCCACGGACACCGCTGA
- a CDS encoding ChaB family protein: protein MPGREDLPSTLLRSPREAQDTWVAAHDSALETYGPGRRAAQTAFAAVKHSFVKVGDHWEPKERRGPSDEQAAGGAGQRTKSTHGGVDARAGKEHLSQRARELGIRGRSRMSKRQLVTALEKASRRETARARQSR, encoded by the coding sequence ATGCCAGGACGGGAAGACCTGCCCAGCACGCTCTTGCGTTCGCCGCGCGAGGCACAGGACACGTGGGTGGCCGCGCATGATTCGGCGCTCGAAACCTACGGTCCCGGCCGCCGCGCCGCCCAGACCGCGTTCGCCGCCGTGAAGCACTCTTTCGTGAAGGTCGGCGATCATTGGGAGCCGAAGGAGCGCCGCGGGCCGTCCGACGAGCAGGCCGCGGGCGGCGCCGGGCAGCGCACCAAGAGCACCCACGGCGGCGTCGACGCGCGAGCCGGAAAGGAACATCTGTCCCAGCGGGCCCGCGAACTCGGGATTCGCGGGCGTTCACGCATGTCGAAGCGCCAATTGGTCACGGCGCTCGAGAAGGCCAGCCGCCGGGAGACCGCTCGCGCCCGGCAGAGCCGGTAG
- a CDS encoding family 43 glycosylhydrolase: MTRRVLIALVCGVSLMAGVPAATAETGPRDESLDFRFPAADLMRVPETNTYVAVGASIPGKKLPYTKVEFSGGSFQRRGAVDGDAWDGVTFPAGYWARPDSPLWTPALIAHQEDGRVVYYVFYSAALPGPEPAGQAKHCIGYATSLRATGGFVANADPLFCPERGWAIDADVSRGQGEVWLTLRNGAWTQDRVTALGAAKLEFDRPRHVRRIAEADAKKLIDNANLEWTHHNSPADDVLTIENPNAVRIDGDWYLFYSGNNWYANRYSTGVAYCGSLLTDNRCTPMAEQRAYFSYQPDPDGEPRFRPGLPDKYRKKNLPGNKRGPGAFNAFQAPDGSWWASWNYITDASLLPHEDPSPERRSRIGKLAKTGSGATAEFSVTW, encoded by the coding sequence ATGACGCGGCGTGTCCTGATCGCCCTGGTCTGCGGCGTCAGCCTGATGGCCGGCGTGCCTGCCGCGACGGCCGAAACCGGGCCGCGCGACGAGTCGCTGGACTTCCGGTTCCCCGCGGCGGATCTGATGCGGGTGCCGGAGACGAACACCTACGTCGCCGTCGGTGCGAGCATCCCGGGCAAGAAGCTTCCGTACACCAAGGTCGAGTTCAGTGGCGGATCGTTCCAGCGCCGAGGCGCCGTCGACGGCGACGCGTGGGACGGCGTCACCTTCCCCGCGGGCTATTGGGCGAGACCCGACTCTCCACTGTGGACACCTGCGCTGATCGCGCATCAGGAGGACGGCCGGGTCGTCTACTACGTCTTCTACAGCGCGGCGCTTCCGGGCCCCGAGCCCGCCGGCCAGGCGAAGCACTGCATCGGCTACGCCACCTCGCTGCGGGCCACGGGAGGCTTCGTCGCCAACGCCGATCCGCTGTTCTGCCCGGAGCGCGGGTGGGCGATCGACGCCGACGTGAGCAGGGGGCAGGGCGAGGTGTGGCTGACCCTGCGCAACGGCGCGTGGACGCAGGACCGCGTCACCGCACTGGGGGCGGCGAAGCTGGAGTTCGATCGGCCCCGCCATGTGCGGCGGATAGCCGAAGCCGACGCGAAGAAGCTCATCGACAACGCGAATCTCGAGTGGACGCACCACAACAGCCCGGCCGACGACGTCCTCACGATCGAGAATCCCAACGCCGTCCGCATCGACGGTGACTGGTACCTCTTCTATTCGGGGAACAACTGGTACGCGAACCGCTACTCGACCGGCGTCGCGTACTGCGGAAGCTTGTTGACCGACAACCGGTGCACCCCGATGGCCGAGCAGCGCGCGTATTTCTCCTACCAGCCGGACCCGGACGGCGAGCCGCGGTTCCGGCCGGGTCTGCCGGACAAGTACCGCAAGAAGAACCTGCCGGGCAACAAGCGCGGACCCGGTGCGTTCAACGCGTTCCAGGCGCCTGATGGTTCATGGTGGGCTTCGTGGAACTACATCACCGACGCGAGCTTGCTTCCGCATGAGGATCCTTCGCCTGAACGGCGGAGCCGGATCGGGAAGCTGGCGAAAACGGGAAGCGGGGCCACGGCTGAGTTCAGCGTGACCTGGTGA
- a CDS encoding endonuclease/exonuclease/phosphatase family protein, which yields MKHSRRRTLALALLVPFATLLTVPAAEAATERTIKVVTYNVGDAGGLKADLVRLIETERPAVIGLQEVADREEVVKEAAAATGYVAIYESDRRAVRHNAILVRGNLTVTGHGAQEISPASKVDPSTPGTGPAEPGDCGCWVPPKYVNWVRVGGTGFEWVVGVVHLTPSAQRFALNRELHNLQVRATADWFSSRVAEPVVMGDFNAEPGSDLMAGLRRVADSYSAPSHGTRSIDHVWAENDSTGSEVAALGGYGSDHRPVRARVTVTR from the coding sequence ATGAAGCATTCGAGGCGCAGGACCCTCGCGCTGGCACTGCTGGTGCCGTTCGCCACACTCCTCACGGTGCCCGCCGCCGAGGCGGCGACCGAACGCACGATCAAGGTCGTCACCTACAACGTGGGCGACGCGGGCGGTCTCAAGGCCGACCTCGTCCGTCTCATCGAGACCGAACGCCCCGCCGTCATCGGGCTGCAGGAGGTCGCCGACCGCGAGGAGGTGGTGAAGGAGGCCGCGGCCGCCACGGGATACGTCGCGATCTACGAGTCGGATCGTCGCGCTGTCAGGCACAACGCCATCCTCGTGCGCGGCAACCTGACCGTCACCGGTCACGGCGCGCAGGAGATCTCACCCGCGTCCAAAGTGGACCCGTCCACGCCAGGTACCGGCCCCGCGGAACCCGGCGACTGTGGCTGCTGGGTGCCGCCGAAGTACGTCAACTGGGTACGGGTGGGAGGCACGGGCTTCGAGTGGGTCGTGGGCGTCGTGCACCTGACGCCGTCCGCGCAGCGGTTCGCCCTCAACCGTGAACTGCACAATCTGCAGGTCCGCGCCACCGCGGACTGGTTCTCCTCGCGGGTGGCCGAGCCCGTCGTCATGGGCGACTTCAACGCCGAGCCGGGTTCGGACCTGATGGCGGGGCTGCGGCGGGTGGCCGACTCCTACAGTGCTCCGAGCCACGGCACCAGGTCCATCGACCATGTGTGGGCCGAGAACGACTCGACCGGGTCCGAGGTGGCCGCCCTCGGTGGCTACGGAAGCGACCACCGTCCGGTACGCGCTCGCGTGACGGTGACCCGATGA
- a CDS encoding VOC family protein: MPSFKDVYAVLPVSDHAAAVAWYEQWLGRRPDTEPMEGVAEWRITGNAGIQVAHDPETAGKSTVVLVVEDIEETVGDLAEQGVECGPIQDFGFVKLTEIVDPAGNKVTFVWENPSPE; the protein is encoded by the coding sequence TTGCCGAGCTTCAAGGATGTCTACGCGGTTCTGCCGGTCTCCGACCACGCCGCCGCCGTCGCCTGGTACGAGCAGTGGCTCGGGCGGCGGCCCGACACCGAACCCATGGAAGGCGTCGCGGAATGGCGCATCACCGGGAACGCGGGTATCCAGGTGGCCCACGATCCGGAAACCGCGGGTAAGAGCACCGTGGTCCTCGTCGTCGAGGACATCGAGGAGACCGTCGGCGACCTCGCGGAGCAAGGGGTGGAATGCGGACCGATCCAGGACTTCGGCTTCGTCAAGCTGACGGAGATCGTGGATCCGGCGGGCAACAAGGTCACCTTCGTCTGGGAGAACCCTTCGCCGGAGTAA
- a CDS encoding DsbA family protein, whose protein sequence is MTKNTKVSLTVVAVVVAVVAALLVVTDLGEDAPAAQVDAPPVVPASILVRPDSHRLSDPAGSKVTVVEFLDLECEACGAAYPGVERLRAEYGDRVTFVLRYFPIPSHQNAELAARAVEAAGKQGKLEPMYRLMFEKQPEWGDQQVSHRETFLGFARELGLDLPAFETALDDPVTLGRVLADRTDGANVGVEGTPTFFVNGVKFTGSPSYQGLKAVIDRELAR, encoded by the coding sequence ATGACCAAGAACACCAAGGTTTCCCTGACGGTCGTGGCCGTCGTCGTCGCGGTCGTGGCCGCGTTGCTCGTCGTCACCGATCTGGGTGAGGACGCCCCAGCGGCGCAGGTGGACGCACCCCCGGTAGTACCCGCGTCGATCCTCGTCCGGCCGGACAGCCATCGGCTCTCCGATCCGGCGGGCAGCAAGGTGACCGTCGTGGAGTTCCTCGACCTCGAATGCGAGGCGTGCGGCGCCGCGTATCCCGGCGTCGAACGCCTCCGCGCCGAGTACGGGGACCGCGTCACGTTCGTGCTGCGCTACTTCCCCATCCCGAGTCACCAGAACGCCGAACTCGCCGCGCGGGCCGTCGAAGCGGCGGGTAAGCAGGGCAAGCTCGAACCGATGTACCGCCTGATGTTCGAGAAGCAGCCGGAGTGGGGCGATCAGCAGGTCTCCCACCGCGAGACCTTCCTCGGGTTCGCCCGTGAACTGGGCCTCGACCTGCCTGCCTTCGAAACGGCGCTCGATGACCCGGTCACGCTCGGCCGGGTGCTGGCCGACCGCACCGACGGCGCGAACGTCGGCGTCGAGGGCACGCCGACGTTCTTCGTCAACGGCGTCAAGTTCACGGGGTCACCGTCCTATCAGGGTCTCAAGGCCGTCATCGACCGGGAGCTCGCGAGATGA
- a CDS encoding vitamin K epoxide reductase family protein: MTPFAVRATPWVLLVGGALGLLASFVLTVEKIALLKDFSYIPTCSVNPVLSCGSIMKTPQAELFGFPNPLLGIAGFGVVVTTGVVLLGGARLPRWYWLGLQIGSAFGVVFVHWLMVQSLYVIGALCPYCMIVWAVTIAVFWYTTLHNLHKGPEVKAVIRYHSVVLVVWYAAVTVAVLQAFWSYWTTLI; encoded by the coding sequence ATGACCCCGTTCGCCGTCCGGGCGACGCCGTGGGTGCTGCTGGTCGGTGGCGCGCTCGGGCTGCTGGCTTCGTTCGTGCTCACGGTCGAGAAGATCGCGCTGCTCAAGGATTTCTCGTACATCCCGACCTGCAGCGTCAACCCGGTGCTCAGCTGTGGGTCGATCATGAAGACGCCGCAGGCCGAACTGTTCGGGTTCCCCAATCCGTTGCTGGGGATCGCCGGGTTCGGCGTGGTCGTGACGACCGGGGTCGTGTTGCTCGGCGGCGCACGGCTCCCCCGCTGGTATTGGCTGGGCCTCCAGATCGGCTCGGCGTTCGGTGTCGTCTTCGTGCACTGGCTGATGGTGCAGAGCCTGTACGTCATCGGCGCGCTGTGCCCGTACTGCATGATCGTCTGGGCGGTCACCATCGCCGTCTTCTGGTACACGACACTGCACAACCTCCACAAAGGACCGGAGGTGAAGGCGGTGATCCGGTACCACAGCGTGGTCCTCGTGGTCTGGTACGCCGCCGTCACCGTCGCGGTCCTGCAGGCATTCTGGAGTTACTGGACGACGCTCATCTGA
- a CDS encoding MFS transporter codes for MTGFAERFRSFDRPSKVLMVNQFTINVGFYMLMPYLAGYLSGPLGLAGWAVGLVLGIRNFSQQGMFLVGGTLADRFGYKPLIVAGCVLRTAGFALLSVTSSLPSLIVASAATGFAGALFNPAVRAYLAADAGERRLEAFSVFNVFYQGGILAGPVVGLALTAVDFRLTCLAAAAVFGVLTVVQIRVLPAHESEGGASSIWSDWRIVAANRSFLLFALVMIGSYVLSFQTYLALPMEARRITGSETSATVLIAGLFVISGGLAIAGQLKITAWFKDRWPPGTCLAVGMVFMAVAFVAPLTVARAGPAAAGVGLLLSAALLAVGTVVVFPFEMDTVVRLSGDRLVATHYGFYNTVVGVGILLGNLFTGTVFDVARRAGFPEFPWLALTVIGAACAWGLRGLDRSRLQMSVVQ; via the coding sequence GTGACCGGGTTCGCCGAGCGGTTCCGCTCCTTCGACCGGCCCAGCAAGGTGTTAATGGTCAACCAGTTCACCATCAACGTCGGCTTCTACATGCTGATGCCGTATCTCGCCGGCTACCTTTCGGGTCCGCTGGGGCTGGCGGGCTGGGCGGTCGGCCTGGTGCTGGGGATCCGCAACTTCTCGCAGCAGGGCATGTTCCTCGTCGGCGGCACGCTGGCCGACCGGTTCGGCTACAAACCGCTCATCGTCGCCGGATGTGTGCTGCGGACGGCGGGATTCGCGCTGTTGAGCGTGACTTCGTCGTTGCCGTCGCTCATCGTCGCGTCCGCGGCGACCGGCTTCGCCGGGGCGCTGTTCAACCCGGCGGTCCGCGCCTATCTCGCGGCGGACGCGGGGGAGCGGCGGCTGGAGGCCTTCTCCGTGTTCAACGTGTTCTACCAGGGCGGGATCCTCGCCGGACCGGTGGTCGGGCTGGCACTGACGGCCGTCGACTTCCGGCTGACCTGCCTGGCCGCCGCCGCGGTCTTCGGAGTCCTGACCGTGGTGCAGATACGCGTGCTGCCCGCGCACGAAAGCGAAGGGGGCGCCTCGTCGATCTGGTCGGATTGGCGGATCGTCGCGGCTAACCGGTCCTTCCTGCTCTTCGCGCTGGTCATGATCGGCTCGTACGTGCTGTCGTTCCAGACCTACCTCGCCCTTCCGATGGAGGCTCGCCGGATCACCGGTTCGGAGACGTCGGCGACCGTGCTCATCGCGGGGCTGTTCGTGATCTCGGGCGGCCTCGCGATCGCCGGACAGCTCAAGATCACGGCCTGGTTCAAGGACCGGTGGCCGCCCGGCACCTGCTTGGCCGTGGGGATGGTGTTCATGGCCGTGGCCTTCGTCGCACCGCTGACGGTGGCCCGGGCGGGACCGGCCGCGGCCGGCGTCGGACTGCTGCTCTCCGCAGCGTTGCTGGCCGTCGGCACGGTCGTCGTCTTCCCGTTCGAAATGGACACCGTAGTGCGGCTTTCGGGCGATCGCCTGGTGGCCACGCACTACGGCTTCTACAACACGGTCGTCGGCGTGGGCATCCTCCTCGGCAACCTCTTCACCGGCACCGTCTTCGACGTCGCGCGCCGAGCGGGCTTCCCGGAATTCCCGTGGCTCGCCCTGACGGTGATCGGCGCAGCCTGTGCCTGGGGATTGCGTGGTCTCGACCGGAGCCGCCTTCAGATGAGCGTCGTCCAGTAA